In Haematobia irritans isolate KBUSLIRL chromosome 1, ASM5000362v1, whole genome shotgun sequence, a genomic segment contains:
- the LOC142219526 gene encoding uncharacterized protein LOC142219526: MCWSLRVYWTVLHNLLARFFSNIAIKCSRCASQKLCCCCYCCGEDDCSCCHKYHQQHQQSMGDLSDYEGAYDTPENHLNLTQPSGRILHDYVIVDDIDADYLQIEKRKIETEVFYRTVDRGTAEEILAGREDGTCLVRPYKEEDISIKYIVSIYAQEHFFHLFIRQIPGTELFAIGQEKRQERLYRTPNEIIEFYKHNTLQCTNKECTLSLVLKPIVV; encoded by the exons ATGTGTTGGTCTTTACGTGTCTATTGGACAGTTTTACACAATTTACTTGCCCGGTTCTTTTCAAATATTGCCATAAAATGTTCGAGGTGTGCTTCGCAAAAATTATGTTGCTGTTGCTATTGCTGCGGCGAAGACGATTGCAGTTGCTGTCACAAATATCATCAACAGCATCAGCAATCGATGGGCGATTTATCGGATTATGAGGGCGCTTACGATACACCCGAGAATCATTTGAATTTAACACAACCATCTGGGAGAATACTTCACGATTATGTCATAGTAG ATGATATCGATGCGGattatttacaaattgaaaagagAAAAATCGAAACGGAAGTATTTTATAGGACCGTGGATAGAGGAACAGCCGAAGAAATACTTGCCGGAAGAGAAGATGGTACATGTTTGGTGAGACCTTATAAAGAAGag GATATTAGCATAAAGTATATAGTTAGCATATACGCCCAAGAGCATTTCTTTCATCTATTCATACGTCAAATTCCTGGTACCGAATTATTTGCCATAGGCCAAGAAAAACGCCAAGAGAGATTATATCGTACACCAAATGAAATCATAGAATTTTATAAGCACAATACATTGCAATGTACAAATAAGGAGTGTACACTAAGTTTAGTTTTAAAACCGATTGTAGTTTAA